A single genomic interval of Pyrobaculum arsenaticum DSM 13514 harbors:
- a CDS encoding FAD-dependent thymidylate synthase, with amino-acid sequence MVLVVESPRVLLVGSWGSESLVSAFTDALYRGASWEEALKAQAPDVVARRISAFYRQGHWSVFEFMGAQFLVECSRACHTQLIRHRLASYWSESQRYVDYTKREIRFIVPKGFPVEILQRAYGDYVKLRDVYKPEYARMALPNATAVLFAVQMNARELLLNFAPLRCAYTAQAEIRHVCWQMFAHAYKLWPNLARLVWEDLPTLHRDFCTKVPKGEDCRLYAIKDAEEKHGPLPEKPWVEALAYGR; translated from the coding sequence ATGGTGCTCGTGGTTGAGTCTCCGCGGGTTCTCCTAGTGGGTAGCTGGGGCTCTGAGTCGCTTGTCTCAGCTTTCACAGATGCGCTGTACCGGGGCGCCTCCTGGGAGGAGGCCCTCAAGGCGCAGGCCCCGGACGTAGTCGCCAGGCGCATTTCGGCGTTTTACAGACAGGGCCACTGGTCTGTGTTCGAGTTTATGGGGGCCCAGTTCCTCGTGGAGTGCTCCCGGGCTTGCCACACCCAGCTCATCAGGCACAGGCTGGCGTCCTACTGGTCTGAGTCCCAGCGCTACGTAGATTATACTAAGCGAGAAATTAGGTTCATAGTGCCAAAAGGATTTCCAGTCGAGATATTACAACGCGCGTATGGTGACTACGTAAAGCTGAGGGATGTGTATAAGCCTGAATACGCCAGGATGGCTTTGCCCAACGCCACGGCCGTCCTCTTCGCAGTGCAGATGAACGCCCGGGAGCTGTTGCTCAACTTCGCCCCCCTGCGGTGCGCCTACACGGCCCAGGCGGAGATAAGGCACGTCTGTTGGCAGATGTTCGCCCACGCCTACAAGCTGTGGCCAAACCTGGCGAGGCTTGTGTGGGAGGACTTACCCACGTTGCACAGAGACTTCTGCACCAAGGTGCCGAAGGGGGAGGACTGCCGGCTCTACGCAATAAAAGACGCCGAGGAGAAGCACGGCCCCCTCCCGGAGAAGCCGTGGGTGGAGGCACTCGCCTATGGCCGTTAG
- a CDS encoding glycosyltransferase, with the protein MVNITLPNITIPQISPDVLNDTLRILNKTRQGPVTVPNAPAIPPWLENALLTIYLALLALSILLIAHYIYYARHSSRQPPDLRADPADAPLSIIIPVKNESPETVAQAVKRLAALNCPDAEIIVVSDDPPDAFEEIRKAVESLAVPNAKALRRPQPVGYKGVALNWAAERARGEILLFLDVDSVPPPDLCHRARAVGEREILFLGWDGYAPVKTPIATLQLFLYKYLLFHVAIVGRHNTGHPIFALGSGIAVRKKFLQEMGGFCNCTADDYDISMKAYLHGGRVVYSPGVPVYVEVPGGYAAFKKQYARWTYNSAYLLAAYGLKIFRLWMPLPHRISVFLNVATHPLMIMTTFAIMLSGLAMGYMGILLPPLHILILQLALGIAALVQVYYVYKLARRDGHSFVAVAGKLAKSAALLLVLSPYLAFYVVLGTLRRRIRWHITPKGLASVLSGRAGPYEIGLAAALGALFAYALTTANPVFITNTAFLLAATLYVLTKITSPPPRSDATQSGTG; encoded by the coding sequence GTGGTCAACATCACCCTGCCGAATATCACCATCCCGCAGATATCGCCAGACGTCCTCAACGACACACTGCGAATCCTCAACAAGACGCGCCAAGGCCCCGTGACGGTGCCAAACGCCCCCGCCATCCCGCCCTGGCTTGAAAACGCGTTGCTGACAATATACCTCGCCCTACTGGCCTTGTCCATACTGCTAATAGCCCACTACATCTACTACGCCCGGCACTCCAGCCGCCAGCCCCCCGACCTCCGCGCCGACCCCGCCGACGCCCCACTCTCCATAATAATTCCGGTAAAAAACGAAAGCCCCGAGACCGTTGCCCAAGCCGTAAAGAGACTGGCGGCGCTTAACTGCCCCGACGCGGAGATCATAGTGGTGTCAGACGACCCCCCAGACGCCTTCGAGGAGATTAGAAAGGCGGTGGAGAGCCTCGCAGTCCCCAACGCCAAGGCGCTGAGGAGGCCCCAGCCCGTGGGCTACAAGGGAGTTGCGCTGAACTGGGCCGCGGAGCGGGCCAGGGGGGAGATCCTCCTCTTCCTCGACGTAGACAGCGTGCCGCCCCCCGACCTATGCCACAGGGCCAGGGCGGTGGGGGAGAGGGAGATCCTATTCCTCGGCTGGGACGGCTACGCCCCCGTCAAAACCCCCATAGCAACCCTCCAGCTCTTCCTCTACAAGTATTTGCTATTTCACGTAGCGATAGTGGGACGCCACAATACGGGACACCCAATCTTCGCCTTGGGGTCGGGGATAGCGGTGAGGAAGAAGTTCCTCCAGGAGATGGGAGGCTTCTGCAACTGCACCGCCGACGACTACGACATATCCATGAAGGCGTATCTACACGGAGGCAGAGTGGTATACTCGCCGGGGGTTCCAGTATATGTCGAGGTGCCTGGCGGCTATGCCGCGTTCAAGAAGCAGTACGCCCGCTGGACCTACAACTCGGCGTACTTATTGGCGGCGTACGGGCTGAAGATATTTAGGCTGTGGATGCCCCTCCCCCACAGAATAAGCGTCTTCCTCAACGTGGCCACCCACCCCCTCATGATAATGACAACATTCGCCATAATGCTCTCGGGACTGGCAATGGGCTACATGGGCATCCTCCTGCCGCCCCTCCACATACTCATACTACAGCTGGCCCTGGGCATAGCGGCGCTGGTCCAGGTATACTACGTCTACAAGCTGGCGAGGCGCGACGGGCACAGCTTCGTTGCGGTGGCGGGGAAGCTTGCCAAGTCAGCCGCCCTCCTCCTAGTCCTCAGCCCCTACCTAGCCTTCTACGTGGTCCTCGGCACACTCCGGAGGAGAATAAGGTGGCACATCACCCCCAAAGGCCTCGCCTCCGTCTTGTCGGGCCGAGCCGGGCCGTACGAGATAGGCCTCGCCGCGGCCCTAGGCGCCCTCTTCGCCTACGCCCTAACCACCGCAAACCCAGTCTTCATAACAAACACCGCCTTCCTCCTAGCCGCCACCCTCTACGTACTTACAAAAATAACTAGCCCTCCGCCAAGGAGCGACGCGACACAATCGGGTACGGGATAA